The genomic stretch CGATTCCACCCAATTATAACAGTTCAAAATTGTTGCAAACTCAAGGAGAATGCGTTCCCGTCCAAGTGCACGATAACACAAACTGCACGCGCTTATGGACTGATGGGTTCTTTACCTGGCAATTCTGCAAcatttagagggtgtttggaaaacaggggctaaactttagcctggatgttcggatgctaattaggatgattaaatatgagctaattacaaaactaatagcagaactcctaggctaaatcgcaagacgaatctcaTCCTCATCCGAATTATCCCTTTCCCCTTTGTCGAGTCAggattaagcctaattaatccattagcgaacggttactgtagcaccacattgtcaaatcatggactaattagacttaatagatttgtctcgtgatttagcctagaggttgtgcaataagttttataattaaccaatatttaatactcctaattagtgtcaaacattcgatgtgacacgagcTGAACAACACTCGTTTGGTCGCCGACAGCATCTCTGCTCGTGAGGGATCTTCCCCGTCATTCGGCAGAGTCCAGTCAAGTCAAGTCAACGGCACGGCGCTCACGCGATGCTTCGTCGCTtcccttcccctttcttcttcacCACCAGGCAGGCAGCAGACCTCAAGATCCACGCTCCCCCTTCTCTAATCCCTCGTTTTCTCTCCCGCCCCTCAACTGGAACCACTCTGGTGGCCACGGGCACGCGCCATTGCTGAGCTCCGCGAGCAGCCGCAATGACGCATCGCAGGTCGAGGTAGACGAGCACGGGCTCCGTCGCGGCGGGCCGCGGGAGTCCGGCAAGGGCGACGGCCACGCTCTCAGCTGAGGGCAGCTTCAGGCAGGGTAAGAAACTTGCCTGCGCCTACgaattttttcatttatttatttattttgggatttttttttttgggcgggggggggggggggggggggttggtaGAAACTTGCCTGCGCTAAATACTTCAGATTGCCATGCTTCGTAAGGCTTCATTCATTATTTATTGTACAAATTGCTAGATTTGGCATGGAGTTGTGTATTCTTATCATGTTTCTAATGTGATAACAAAAGACACTCTCAAAACGGAGGAAAAAAACATAGTTTTACCGGTGTATGGTTTCTGGTACCCTCCAAGGTAGGAGGTGTTTgtatacgaggtgttaaactttagcagggtcacatcggatgctaattaggaggactaaatatgagctaattgcaaaactaattgcacagatggagtctaattcgcgagacgaatctattaaggctaattaattcatcattaacaaatggttatatagcaccacattatcaaatcctaattagtatcaaacataggtgctaaagtttaacatggggtatccaaacatccccgtAGTTTGGTCCGCCTATTCTGAGCTGATTCGATGGTTGGTATTACTGGACTATTACCTAATGAGATGGGAGAATCAAGAATCACCAAGTATATGAGGGAACAAATTATTTCCGCGACGTGGTACTGAAAGTATGGCTGTTAATATGTTAGATAATTAGTAAACGAATTTTGCCTTCTATATCCAAACTCTGATGATTGTATTATTTGGATTCATAAATGTAACGGAATACTAAAATTTGGCTCTAAAGTTCGTATATTGTATTCGAAATCATAAAATATTTCATTATTAGTTCGCAATGGAGACTGATTGGTCTAGATTAAATCCTAGTTGTTTCATGTAAAAAAATGCTCAGAACTATGCATCTTAGCTTTTTTGCTTCAAGTGCAATTTtctgtttatttatttatatatatgtttTCAATTGGATTTTTAAATATGTTCTTTACCTGGCAATTTCTGCAACATTACAAGCGTTTGGCCACTGACTGCCATCTCTGCTCGTGAGCCCAGTCATTACGACGTGATGAGGGGGGTTTTCCCGTCATTCGGCGGAGTCCAGTCAAGTCAAGTCAATGGCACGGCGCTCACCCGGTGCTTTGTCCGTTCTCCGTAgcttcccttccccttccttcttCACCATCAGGCAGGCAGCAGACCAGACCTCAAGATCCACGCTCCCCCTTCTCCAATCCCTCGTTTCCTCTCCCGCCCCTCAACTGGAACCACTCTGGTGGCCACGGGCACACGCCATTGCTGAGCTCCGCGGGCAGCCGCAAGGTCGCATCGCGGTCGTGGTAGACGACCACACAGGCTCCggagcggcgggccgcgggAGTCCGGTAAGCGCGATGACTAAATACTTCAGATTACCATGCTTCGTAAGGTTTCATTCATTATTATACAAATTGCTAGATTTGGCATGGAGTTTCTAATAAGATAACAAAAGACACTctcaaaaaggagaaaaaaaacataattttaCCAGTGTATGGGTTGCTGCTGGTTAAGGTACTCCAAGGTAGTTTGTCCGTCTATTCTGATCTGATCTGATCCGATGGTTGGTGTTACTGGACTCTTACCTAAATGGATGGGAGAATCAAGTATCACCAAGTATATGAGGGAACTAATTATTTCTGCGACGTGGTACTGAAAGTGTGGCTGTTAATATGTTAGTTAGTTAGTAAACGAATTTACTTTCTATATCCAAACTCTGATGATTGTATTATTTGGATTCATAAATGTAACAGGATACTAAAATTTGACTCTAAAGTTCGTAATTTGTATGGTTTATTTAGTATTCAGAATCATAAAACTTTTCATTAGTAGTTCACAATGGAGACTGATCGGTCTAGATTAAATCtacttgtttctttttttgaacGGAACGACAAGGGATTTGCTGTAATTCTTTTATTAGAAGAAGGGAACAAAACCACAAAGCtaaagacaaaaagaaaaacaccaCGACTAGGCCTTTTCCCCACCTAGGACAAAAACCGAGCACCACTAAAGCTGGCACAAAAGCCTAAACTACTAAGACGAAAGGCCAGGGTGAGGCACAAAATCCTAGTTGTTTCATGTAAAAAGATGCTCAGTACTTTGCATCTTAGTTATCATGCTTCAAGTGCATATTTGTGTTTTTGATTTATGTATGAGTTTTAAATTGGATTTTTAAATTTGTAACTTTGTTATCATGCTTCACATTCCCTTGTTTAATTCCTCCTCTTGATTCCTTGTATCCTGATGCATGCTTAAGCTTAGGGTATAGCATCTGCGTTAACATTAACTTTTCAGCTGCTATGTATTAATAAGGAGAAACATAAGTTATACCATAAAAACAGTCATGCGGATATTGTGTTCTTCATTATTATGTGCAGAAGGTttgaaaaattaagtaaaagATAATGCATAGAGTGATAGTTGTGCTATCATGAACTTATCTTAGTGATTATCTACTTGATATTCCATGCAGTTATCTTACGATATGTAACTGCTTTATCTGACAAGCTCCATGTTCTTTCTTTGCAGTACTGAACTAATGGCAGAAGCAGTGCTAAATGCAATCTCAAAGATTGGCACTGTTTTAGGAGATGAAGTTATTAACTTCATCATAGAGGAAGCATCTAAAAAAATAACTAATCTTAGGGAACTGCCAAAAAATATTAAGCATGTTGCCAGAGAATTGAGTATGATGAACAATGTAATACAAGATTTGGATACCACGAATCTCAGTAGCAATGTGGTTAAGGGGTGGACTGCAGAGCTACGAAAGCTGGCCTTCCATGTTGAGGATGTAATGGACAAATATGCATATCATGCTTTTCAGGTGCAGGAAGAAGGATCACTGAAGAGATTCTTCAAAGGCGCACATAATGCCAAAGTATTTAGTGAGATTGCTGATGAGGTAGTTTACATAAAGGGTGAGATTGAGCAAGTAAAAAAACTGCAGAAGGACTATTTCCCTGCTGTCCAGGCTGTTCCAGCAGGTCCTGCTGTAATTGTTCGGCGAGGATCTCGAGGCTGCTTGCCAGAGCTTATTCAAGATGATGATCTTGTGGGGATTACATTCAATCAGCAAAAGTTGATTGGATGGATTCACCGTGATGACCCAAACCGCAGACTGATAACAGTGTCGGGtatgggtggattggggaaaaccaCTCTGGTTATGAATGTTTTTGAGCGTGAGAAAACCAAATTCCCTGTTCATGCATGGGTCACGGTGTCACAGACCTACACAATAGATGGCTTGCTGAGAGATCTACTCAGAAAGATCGGGTACAAAGATAGTATGGAAAAAATGGATAACCACGAGTTGAGAGATAAACTGAAAAGTCACCTAGGTACCAGAAAATGTTTGGTTGTGTTGGATGATGTTTGGAATAAGGAAGTGTATCATCAAATGGAAGACACTTTCAATAGTCTCCAAGCAAGCCGTATCATCATCACAACACGGAGATATGATGTTGCATCTCTTGCATCTTCAGAACACCATCTTCAGATACAGCCTTTGGAAAGCTCTGATGCATTCAACCTCTTTTGCAGAAGGGCCTTTAATAACACAGCAGAGCGGAAGTGCCCCCCAGAGCTCGAGGATGTGGCTGCTTCTATAGTAGATAGGTGTAAGGGCCTGCCATTGGCAATTATATCTATGGGCAGCCTCATGTCCTCAAAGAAACCAACAAAGCATGCCTGGAATCAAGTGTACAATCAGTTCCGGAGCGAGCTAGCTAAACCAGACAATGTCCAGGCAATTTTGAAGCTAAGCTACAATGACTTACCAGGGAACCTCAGAAACTGTTTCCTATACTGCAGCCTTTTTCCTGAAGATTACATCATGTCAAGAGAGAGCCTTGTCAGGCAGTGGGTTGCTGAAGGATTTGCTGTGACCAATGAAAACAACACACCGGAGGATGTGGCTGAACTAAATCTTGTGGATCTCATTACAAGGAACATGCTGCAGGTTAAGGATTATGATGAGCTTGGCAGGGTGGACACATGTGTGATGCACGACATTGTGCGTGACCTAGCTCTGTCAATTGCTAAAGACGAGAGGTTTGGCTCTGCAAATGATCAACGTTCAGTGATACAGATGAACCAAGAAGTACGTCGCCTGTCATTGTGTGGATGGAACGACAGTGATGTACGTGCAGTGAGATTCCCGCACCTTCGCACTCTGTTTTCACTTGATGGTGTAACATCCACTCCTCACATGCTGGACTCAGTCTTCTCTAAATCAAGCTACCTTACTGTTCTAGAGTTGCAAGATTCTGAAATAACTGAAGTGCCAGCATCTATAGGGAATCTGTTTAATCTACGTTATATTGGCTTGCGGCGTACTAAAGTTAAGTCACTCCCAGAATGTATTGAGAAGCTATCCAACCTACAGACACTGGACATCAAGCAAACAAATATAGAGAAGCTACCTCGAGGCATCGTTAAGATGAAGAACCTGAGGCATTTGTTAGCTGACAGAGTTGTAGATGAGAAGCAAAAAGATTTCCAGTACTTTGCTGGGGTACAGGCACCAAAGGATCTCTCTAACTTGGTAGAACTTCAGACTCTCGAGACTCTGGAAGCTACAAATGAATTAGCAGACCAATTGGAAAACCTAAAAAAACTACAGAGCGTGTGGATTGGCAAAGTCAGTGCGATGCATTCTGCAAAGCTTTTCGCTACTCTATCCAAGCTGCCACTTCTTTCCAGCTTGCTACTCAATGCAAGTGATGAGAACCAGACACTTCAATTGGAAGCTCTCAATCCGCAGTCCAAACAGCTCCACAGGTTGATCATCCGAGGCCACTGGGCTGATGGGACACTGCAGTGCCCAATATTTCACGGCCATGGGAAAAATCTCAAGTATCTAGCTCTAAGCTGGTCTGGTCTTCAGGAAGACCCACTCCAACTGCTTGCGCCACACGTCCCAAACCTCAGCTATCTGGGGTTAAACAGGGTAAGCAGTGCAGATACCTTGGTAATACCTGAAGGGCGCTTCCCACGACTGAAGACGCTTGTGCTTAAGAACCTTTCCAATGTCAACCTATTGACTATTGGAAAGGATGctataaaaaatattgaagGTTTATATATCGTGGCTCTGCCCAAGCTGGATAAAGTTCCTAAAGACATCGAATCCCTCTGTTCTCTAAAGAAGCTGTGGTTGTTGTATCTTCATAAAGACTTCAAAGCTCAGTGGGACAGAGATGAAATGCACCAGAAGATGCCATACGTTTTAGAGCTTCGTATCTAAGAGTAATCATTTGACCTGAAATAATATCCCCGTTTCTTCTCAGAGCAACACCATGGATCGATTTCTTTGTTGATTCTGCAAATAGCTATCTACTTTCCATCATTTTTATCCTTGCTATTCCTTTTTCTTATTAGCGATGAGGAAAGTAATTGTTGTTCGTACCTATATGGCATGTTTACTTTGTTTTATTGCAGTTTGATTTTCTGTTCCTGAATCAAGCTCCTATGTAATTGAACGTCATTTGAAATAAGAGTGTAAATATGTTCATCTTGATGCACTAGAATGTAACATGATCCAATTGTATTACAACTTGTGCTCGAATGCTACATAGCACCATTAGGAGAAGAGAGAAGGTTTACAATTGTTTAACATGCTATAGTATGGCATAGTATGCTATCTTGAGAAGAGATAGCATGCCATACTCACCTTCGTGGTTGCCAACTTCAAGACCTTCTACCATACCATCTTTTGTAGGCCAATGCTGGCGAGGTTCATGGTGATCCCCAACCatacctacctcatcctcaagatgctgTCTCCAAACGGCATCCTCTCTATCTTCAGTGATGTTGAAACATCCTACAAGGACGACATGAAAGCCAGCTCGCCAAGACCCTGGAGAACTCGGCCAATGCCACCATGATGCTCGTCGAGTCCAAGAAGGTGGACCAAAGTCACCTGATGATCCCAGAGGTGGACCCGACACCAATGGTGCTGCACCTGACATGCAAGCCAAGAAGATCTATCTTGACCTGGAAGACACCTCCAACACGGCCCTCATCGGGGCCGGCCTTACCCCCAAATAAGAAGACGTGCTCACCAGCTTCCTCCGGGACAACTCGGACATATTCTCGTGGAAACCATCCGATATCAAGCAGAATCTTCGTTCGCTCAAGattgcaagg from Setaria italica strain Yugu1 chromosome II, Setaria_italica_v2.0, whole genome shotgun sequence encodes the following:
- the LOC101773170 gene encoding disease resistance protein RPM1, with product MAEAVLNAISKIGTVLGDEVINFIIEEASKKITNLRELPKNIKHVARELSMMNNVIQDLDTTNLSSNVVKGWTAELRKLAFHVEDVMDKYAYHAFQVQEEGSLKRFFKGAHNAKVFSEIADEVVYIKGEIEQVKKLQKDYFPAVQAVPAGPAVIVRRGSRGCLPELIQDDDLVGITFNQQKLIGWIHRDDPNRRLITVSGMGGLGKTTLVMNVFEREKTKFPVHAWVTVSQTYTIDGLLRDLLRKIGYKDSMEKMDNHELRDKLKSHLGTRKCLVVLDDVWNKEVYHQMEDTFNSLQASRIIITTRRYDVASLASSEHHLQIQPLESSDAFNLFCRRAFNNTAERKCPPELEDVAASIVDRCKGLPLAIISMGSLMSSKKPTKHAWNQVYNQFRSELAKPDNVQAILKLSYNDLPGNLRNCFLYCSLFPEDYIMSRESLVRQWVAEGFAVTNENNTPEDVAELNLVDLITRNMLQVKDYDELGRVDTCVMHDIVRDLALSIAKDERFGSANDQRSVIQMNQEVRRLSLCGWNDSDVRAVRFPHLRTLFSLDGVTSTPHMLDSVFSKSSYLTVLELQDSEITEVPASIGNLFNLRYIGLRRTKVKSLPECIEKLSNLQTLDIKQTNIEKLPRGIVKMKNLRHLLADRVVDEKQKDFQYFAGVQAPKDLSNLVELQTLETLEATNELADQLENLKKLQSVWIGKVSAMHSAKLFATLSKLPLLSSLLLNASDENQTLQLEALNPQSKQLHRLIIRGHWADGTLQCPIFHGHGKNLKYLALSWSGLQEDPLQLLAPHVPNLSYLGLNRVSSADTLVIPEGRFPRLKTLVLKNLSNVNLLTIGKDAIKNIEGLYIVALPKLDKVPKDIESLCSLKKLWLLYLHKDFKAQWDRDEMHQKMPYVLELRI